GAAGCGGTCGTGGAGAAGCGGTCGTGGGAAACGGCCGTGAAGACAGGGCGTGAAGCAAGGGGGCAAGGAGACAGGGGCAGTGGCAAAGCGCGACCGGCGAGGCGCCCTCGTAGCGCGCCAGCCGTCGCGCCAGCCCACCCAGCCCCTCTGCCGACCAGGCCCCGCCGCCCTGCCGCCCGAGCCCCACAGCAACCGCCCCGCAGCTCCCGCCTCACCCCGCCCCGCCCCGCCCCACCCCAACAGCCCGTATCCCATGGCCGACGGCTCGCGCTGTGCGACGAGTGGGGCGGTCGCGGCGAAAAGCGCCGCACGGTACACCGCTGTCGGGGTGGGGCGGAAGTCCCCTCTGGTATATGCCATCCGGTCGAGTGAACGGCTCCGACGGCCGCGGAAGCGGACGAGTAGCGTCGATCACGCCTTCACGCAAGTGAGTTGGCACGTGACCGCCCCCACGCGGTGACGGCACAAATCGACTGGCCGAACCGGAGCAGACATGGCAATTCAGCAGGGCGCCACGAATACCTGGATCAAGTCCTCGTATTCCACGGGAAACGGCGCTTGCGTCGAAGTGAAATCCCCCCTCTTCGACGCGATCGCCGTACGGGACTCGAAGGTCCCGGCAGGCCCTTCACTCGCCTTCACCCCCGATTCCTGGCGCGCATTCATGACCGAGGTGAGCCGCGGCGTCTTCGTCCACGGCTGATCACGGCAAGCCCGTAGCCGCGCTCGCGGCGGCTGCGGTCCGGCGGACTCGTCCGCACGTCCCCCGCCCCTACGAGAAGCTGCCGCAGGACAAGCCGCCGCACGGTGAACAGCCGTACAACGAACGGCCCTACGGCAGCAGCCCCACGGCAAGAGCCCTCTCGACTGGTCCGCCGTCCCGGCCGAGGGGGCTCGGCGCTGCCCGCCGCACGTCACAACGGCTCGGCGCTGTCCACCGCACGTCACAAGGCCTGGCGCCGACAGCCATACGCCACAACTCCCGCCCCGTGCACCCGCGTACGCCCCGCCTCACCCCCGCGGATACCGCGCCAGCCAGCCCGGCGAGGACACGGCCGGGCCGTGCAGGGCGGGCCCCTGGGTCATCTCCATCGCGTAGTCGTCGGCGAGTTCGAGGACGGTGGCACGTCCCTCCAGCTCGGCTACCCAGGCCGGCGGCAGCGCGGTCTCCCCGTGCAGCGCGCCCAGGAGGGCGCCGGTCAGGGCACCCGCCGCCGAGGAGTCGCCGCCCTGGTTCACCGCCAGGCACAGTCCGTGCCGGATGTCCTCGCTCACCAGGGAGCAGTACACGGCGGCGGACAGCAGACCGTCGGCCGCCCCGTCCGCCACGAGTTCGGCGACCCGGGCCGCGGTCGGCATGCCCTGGCGCACCGCGCCGAGCGCGTGCTGCAGGGCATCGGTGACCGGCTGATGGCCGGGCCGAGCGGTGAGCAGCGACAGCGCCCGCTGCACGGCGGCGTCCAGGCTCTCGCCGCGCGCCAGGGCGTGCACGATCACCGCGTACGCGCCCGCCGACAGGTACGCGGTCGGGTGGCCATGGGTCTGTACGGCGCATTCGACGGCCAGTTGGAGCACGAGTTGCGGCTCCCAGCCGACGAGCAGCCCGAAGGGTGCGGAGCGGACCGCGGCACCGGCTGAGGTGTCCTCGGGGTTCTTCGGCGACTCCAGGGTGCCCATCGTCTCGTCGCCGAGCCCGACCAGGCAGGCGCGGGTGGGCGAGCGTCGCGCGTAGAGCCACTCCTCGCGGGCCAGCCAGCCGTCGTCGACCCGGCGTTCGTCGGGGCCCCAGTCGCTCTGGGTGGCCGCCCAGCGGCGGTAGGCGCGGTGCAGGTCGGTGGGCGGGTGCCAGGCGCCGGTGTCCCGGCGGACCTGGGCCCGGATCAGTCCGTCGACCGTGAACAGGGAGAGCTGGGTGGCCGCCGTCACGGCTCCTCGTCTGCCGTGTGCGGACGCGGGCGCGGTGAGCCCCTCGGCGCCGTGCTCCTCGCGGATCCGCTCCAGGCTCAGGCCCTCCAGCGGTGCGCCGAGCGCGTCACCGAGGGCGGCGCCGAGCAGTGCCCCGCGCACCCGGCTACGGAAGTCCTGCTGCTCGGCGCGGCCCCAGACGGCGGTGGCGCTTGCGTTCACCGGTCCACCCTTCTGCCCTTCTGCCTCGTAGCGATCAAGGCGCGGTGCCGCGGCCCCCCACAGGCCGCTCGGGCAGCACTGTAATGGACCTCGAATCCGCCCTTCCGAGCCGGAGCGTTATACGGAAAGTGAGCGTTCCGCGCCCTTTTGAGCAGCCTTCGGCGATGCATCCCACCGCTTTTGCCGACTTTCGACCGACTCCGGCTCGAATTCGGGCCCCACCTCGGACACGGGCCCACCTCGGACACGGA
This is a stretch of genomic DNA from Streptomyces sp. NA04227. It encodes these proteins:
- a CDS encoding DUF397 domain-containing protein codes for the protein MAIQQGATNTWIKSSYSTGNGACVEVKSPLFDAIAVRDSKVPAGPSLAFTPDSWRAFMTEVSRGVFVHG
- a CDS encoding ADP-ribosylglycohydrolase family protein, which produces MNASATAVWGRAEQQDFRSRVRGALLGAALGDALGAPLEGLSLERIREEHGAEGLTAPASAHGRRGAVTAATQLSLFTVDGLIRAQVRRDTGAWHPPTDLHRAYRRWAATQSDWGPDERRVDDGWLAREEWLYARRSPTRACLVGLGDETMGTLESPKNPEDTSAGAAVRSAPFGLLVGWEPQLVLQLAVECAVQTHGHPTAYLSAGAYAVIVHALARGESLDAAVQRALSLLTARPGHQPVTDALQHALGAVRQGMPTAARVAELVADGAADGLLSAAVYCSLVSEDIRHGLCLAVNQGGDSSAAGALTGALLGALHGETALPPAWVAELEGRATVLELADDYAMEMTQGPALHGPAVSSPGWLARYPRG